A genomic segment from Chitinophaga niabensis encodes:
- a CDS encoding inositol oxygenase family protein: protein MSTTQKFTEKEINPLGSLDEWEDAVLERYPDPEAIATSKSTEAYRNYEAPERDTVREFYRLNHTYQTYDFVQEKRADYLRFNKKEMPIWEAFDFLNQLVDDSDPDTDLDQFQHLLQTAEAIRRDGHPDWMVLVGLMHDMGKTLCLFGEPQWAVVGDTFPVGCAYSDKIVYPEFFKNNPDFNNPEYQTPTGIYKKGCGLRNVHMSWGHDEYVYQMMKDSLPESGLYMLRYHSFYSWHREGDYEQLLDDHDREMLKWVKLFNPYDLYSKNPVPPDWKELRPYYEDLVAKYLPKTLKF from the coding sequence ATGAGTACCACACAAAAGTTCACCGAAAAAGAAATTAACCCTCTGGGAAGCCTTGATGAATGGGAAGATGCCGTTCTTGAGCGTTATCCTGATCCTGAAGCTATTGCTACCTCCAAATCCACAGAAGCATACCGCAATTACGAGGCGCCTGAAAGGGATACGGTAAGGGAATTCTACCGGCTGAACCATACTTATCAAACGTATGATTTTGTACAGGAAAAAAGAGCAGATTACCTGCGTTTCAATAAAAAAGAGATGCCCATCTGGGAGGCATTTGACTTCCTTAACCAGCTGGTAGATGATTCTGACCCGGATACGGACCTGGACCAGTTCCAGCACCTGCTGCAAACAGCAGAGGCTATCCGCAGGGATGGTCACCCGGATTGGATGGTGCTGGTAGGGCTCATGCACGACATGGGTAAAACCCTCTGCCTCTTCGGCGAACCGCAGTGGGCAGTAGTGGGGGATACCTTCCCCGTAGGCTGTGCCTACTCAGATAAGATCGTATACCCTGAGTTCTTTAAGAACAACCCGGATTTCAATAACCCGGAATACCAGACGCCTACAGGTATATATAAGAAAGGATGCGGTCTCCGCAACGTGCATATGTCCTGGGGCCATGATGAATATGTGTACCAGATGATGAAGGACAGCCTGCCGGAATCCGGCCTGTATATGCTGCGTTATCACTCCTTTTACTCCTGGCACCGGGAAGGGGATTATGAGCAGTTGCTGGATGATCACGACCGCGAAATGCTGAAATGGGTGAAACTGTTCAACCCTTACGACCTCTATTCCAAGAACCCGGTTCCGCCGGATTGGAAAGAGCTGCGGCCTTATTATGAGGACCTGGTGGCTAAATACCTGCCAAAAACACTGAAATTCTAA
- a CDS encoding LacI family DNA-binding transcriptional regulator, with product MKNVTIRALAKELNLSVSTISKALRDSYEISEETKQRVLEVANRLSYTPNPYASSLRGKKSKNIAVVIPEIADSFFAIAINGIEAVVKEKGYHVLICLTHESFENEKAILREFGSGRVDGVLMSVSSETTSCEHICDLMDKEVPVVFFDRVLDEVDTDKIVTNDFESGYAATRHLVEKGCKKIAYLGISKSLAISNNRMEGYKKALADHHIPFEASDIVLCTNDPAYNIEIVKELLQRKKRPDGIVASVEKLTTTVYLACNELQLVIPQQLRIVCFSNLEIATILHPSLTTITQPAFEMGKSAATVLLKALDKKNNGQPKKQLVIPSTLIIRGSSSI from the coding sequence ATGAAGAATGTTACCATCAGAGCGTTAGCTAAGGAATTGAACTTATCCGTTTCCACTATTTCCAAGGCATTGCGGGACAGTTATGAGATCAGCGAAGAAACCAAACAACGGGTGCTGGAAGTAGCCAACCGGCTGAGTTATACACCCAATCCTTATGCCAGCAGCCTGCGCGGCAAAAAAAGCAAAAACATTGCTGTAGTGATCCCCGAGATCGCGGATAGTTTTTTTGCGATCGCTATTAATGGTATTGAAGCGGTGGTGAAAGAAAAAGGTTATCACGTACTGATCTGCCTTACGCATGAAAGCTTTGAAAATGAAAAAGCCATACTCCGGGAATTTGGCAGTGGCCGTGTAGATGGGGTACTGATGTCCGTTTCCAGCGAAACCACCTCCTGCGAGCATATCTGTGATCTGATGGACAAAGAGGTGCCGGTGGTATTCTTTGACCGTGTGCTGGATGAAGTGGATACAGATAAGATCGTAACGAATGATTTTGAAAGTGGTTACGCCGCTACCCGGCACCTGGTAGAAAAGGGATGTAAAAAGATTGCCTATCTCGGCATCTCCAAAAGCCTTGCCATCAGCAACAACCGTATGGAAGGTTATAAAAAGGCATTGGCGGACCACCACATCCCCTTTGAAGCAAGTGATATTGTACTTTGCACCAATGACCCTGCTTATAATATCGAGATCGTAAAAGAACTGCTGCAGCGAAAGAAAAGACCGGATGGAATTGTGGCATCTGTGGAGAAGCTTACCACCACCGTGTACCTGGCCTGTAATGAATTGCAACTGGTCATTCCGCAGCAGCTGCGTATCGTTTGTTTTTCCAATCTTGAAATTGCTACCATCCTCCACCCCTCTCTTACTACTATAACACAGCCTGCATTTGAGATGGGTAAGTCTGCCGCAACAGTATTACTGAAAGCATTGGACAAGAAGAATAACGGCCAGCCTAAAAAACAGCTGGTTATCCCTTCTACATTGATCATCAGAGGCTCCAGCAGTATATGA
- a CDS encoding GNAT family N-acetyltransferase, with product MKLIRTTSENPDFVALVRELDQYLAGVNGEAHGFFAQFNKIDMLKHTVVAYIDDIPVGCGAFKAFDTTAAEIKRMFVQPAFRGKGIASAILKELETWAAEEGFTACMLETGSHMPDAVALYAARGYNVTAKYGQYVDSELSVCMRKDV from the coding sequence ATGAAACTTATCAGAACAACATCAGAAAACCCGGATTTCGTAGCGCTTGTACGCGAGCTGGATCAATACCTTGCAGGTGTGAACGGCGAAGCACATGGCTTCTTTGCGCAATTCAACAAAATAGATATGCTGAAGCATACCGTGGTAGCATATATTGATGATATCCCGGTAGGCTGCGGCGCATTCAAAGCCTTTGATACCACTGCTGCAGAGATCAAGCGGATGTTTGTACAGCCTGCCTTTCGCGGGAAAGGAATTGCCAGTGCCATCCTCAAAGAACTGGAAACCTGGGCGGCTGAAGAAGGCTTCACTGCCTGCATGCTCGAAACCGGCAGCCATATGCCGGATGCAGTGGCGCTTTATGCCGCCAGGGGCTACAACGTTACCGCTAAATACGGCCAGTATGTGGATTCTGAGCTGAGTGTATGCATGCGGAAAGATGTCTGA
- a CDS encoding SRPBCC family protein, with product MENKTPITVEATIQAPVEKVWKYWSEPAHIMNWCSASDDWHAPAATNDLRSGGKFSTTMAAKDGSFSFDFAGVYDQVKDQQYISYTMGDGRTVKITFSGEGNATKVVETFDPEEVNTRELQQGGWQAILNNFKKYTEGN from the coding sequence ATGGAAAATAAAACACCTATCACAGTAGAAGCAACCATTCAGGCCCCGGTTGAAAAAGTATGGAAATACTGGAGCGAGCCTGCACATATTATGAACTGGTGCAGCGCCTCAGACGACTGGCATGCTCCTGCCGCAACAAACGACCTGCGTTCGGGCGGAAAGTTCTCCACCACCATGGCTGCAAAAGATGGCAGTTTCAGTTTTGATTTTGCAGGCGTTTATGACCAGGTAAAAGATCAGCAATACATCTCCTATACAATGGGTGATGGCAGAACGGTAAAGATCACTTTCAGCGGTGAAGGCAATGCTACAAAGGTTGTGGAAACATTTGACCCGGAAGAAGTGAATACAAGGGAATTACAACAAGGCGGCTGGCAGGCAATCCTGAACAACTTCAAGAAATATACAGAAGGGAACTAA
- a CDS encoding RNA polymerase sigma-70 factor, translating to MQYQSYTDHQLLDMLRLGDKAALNEIYTRYQGILYSHAFRRFPDREEVRDVVQDIFINLWNNRAHLQVGTSLAAYLYTSVRNRLLNIIRHQKVQDAYVHSLQNFIDKGENITDEKLREKELIRLVEQEVAALPAQMRLIFEMSRQLNMSHQQIAEELNLSPLTVRTQVRNALRILKVRLGPRTFSIFF from the coding sequence ATGCAATACCAATCATATACTGACCATCAGTTATTAGACATGTTAAGGTTGGGAGATAAAGCTGCACTGAACGAAATATACACCAGATACCAGGGCATCCTTTACAGTCACGCCTTTAGACGCTTTCCCGACCGGGAGGAAGTGCGTGATGTAGTGCAGGATATATTTATCAATCTCTGGAATAACCGCGCACACCTCCAGGTTGGCACCAGCCTCGCCGCCTATCTCTATACATCGGTACGGAACCGCCTGCTCAATATTATCCGCCATCAGAAAGTACAGGACGCTTACGTTCATTCCCTGCAGAATTTTATCGACAAAGGAGAAAACATCACGGATGAAAAGCTCCGGGAAAAGGAACTGATCCGCCTTGTTGAACAGGAAGTGGCGGCACTGCCGGCGCAAATGCGCCTTATCTTTGAAATGAGCCGCCAGCTTAACATGAGCCACCAGCAAATAGCCGAAGAATTGAACCTGAGCCCTCTTACGGTGCGGACCCAGGTCAGGAACGCATTGCGGATCCTTAAGGTGCGGCTGGGTCCCCGGACCTTTAGTATTTTCTTCTGA
- a CDS encoding FecR family protein has protein sequence MKNAKELLDKYLSGEATSEEKALVESWYLQEGLPPSDLSQQQLQEEYDMGLKALQAQLTPVRRIWPRWAAAAAVLLCVGTAVFYMTPAKQHVQPAVTVNVTEADIPAGSNKAVLTLSNGKKISLTDAAPGSLAREYGVSAEKTADGELVYNANGSANAQEYHTITTPAGGQYQVTLPDGSHVWLNAASSLRYPVKFGQQERLVELSGEAYFEVNKQTGGRPFIVQTGGQQVQVLGTHFNISGYANDAAIKTTLLEGSVRVRNTPGNTVLLKPGQMAVNNQTQGPIRVTAADVEDVMAWKNGLFIFNNEHIRDIMTKLARWYDIDVQYEGDMSGVAFQGNYQRSRSLVNLLKTIEQTNSIRFKIEGRRVTVIKQ, from the coding sequence ATGAAGAACGCCAAAGAACTGCTTGATAAATATCTTTCCGGAGAGGCTACCAGCGAAGAAAAAGCGCTGGTTGAATCCTGGTATCTGCAAGAGGGCCTCCCTCCCTCTGATCTTTCGCAACAACAACTTCAGGAAGAATACGACATGGGCCTGAAAGCGCTGCAGGCACAGCTTACACCTGTAAGGCGCATCTGGCCGCGTTGGGCAGCCGCCGCAGCGGTATTATTATGTGTGGGCACCGCCGTCTTTTATATGACTCCCGCTAAGCAGCATGTGCAGCCAGCCGTAACGGTAAATGTAACGGAAGCGGATATACCAGCCGGCAGCAACAAAGCCGTGCTGACCCTTTCCAATGGGAAAAAGATCAGCCTCACAGACGCCGCGCCGGGTAGCCTTGCCCGTGAGTATGGCGTATCCGCAGAAAAAACAGCAGATGGTGAACTGGTGTACAACGCCAACGGTTCCGCCAACGCGCAGGAATATCATACTATTACCACGCCTGCCGGTGGTCAGTACCAGGTTACCTTGCCTGATGGCAGCCATGTTTGGCTGAACGCCGCATCCAGCCTGCGTTACCCTGTGAAGTTCGGGCAACAGGAACGGCTGGTGGAATTAAGCGGTGAGGCCTATTTTGAGGTAAATAAACAAACCGGCGGGCGCCCCTTCATTGTGCAAACCGGTGGCCAGCAGGTGCAGGTATTGGGTACACATTTTAATATCAGCGGGTATGCGAATGATGCTGCTATTAAAACCACCCTGCTGGAAGGATCTGTGCGAGTACGGAACACCCCGGGCAATACTGTACTGCTGAAACCGGGGCAAATGGCGGTCAACAACCAAACACAGGGCCCCATACGTGTAACGGCGGCGGATGTGGAAGATGTAATGGCCTGGAAGAACGGATTATTCATTTTTAATAATGAGCATATCAGGGACATTATGACCAAACTGGCACGCTGGTACGATATTGATGTGCAATATGAGGGAGATATGTCTGGCGTGGCCTTCCAGGGGAACTACCAACGCTCAAGGAGCCTCGTGAACCTGCTCAAAACAATTGAACAAACCAATAGCATCCGCTTTAAAATTGAAGGAAGGCGGGTTACTGTGATCAAACAATAA
- a CDS encoding SusC/RagA family TonB-linked outer membrane protein yields MKCRFTFFLIAFLLAGAPGFSQQVSIHVKDASIKEVFSRLTEQTGLNFMADALLMKNLKPLNLQFSNTPLNEVLQKCFSGEEVDILVNQNYKTVVIRKKAPAAKAGRQQKQVTGKITNSTNEPLPGVSIRAKNTVTATVSDTAGMFSIAVPENDATLTFSFIGFTTKEVAVKEGSDINVVLEDQQKALGEVVVIGYGEQSSKKVTTAISRIGGSAIAKQPVATPGEALAALAPGIQVQSARGGYPGEAPTIRIRGVGSLGTSSDPLYVVDGYPLQESTQFDLINPADIESIELLKDAASAAIYGSRAANGVVIVTTKRGKAGKASFNVSAYSGMQQIAKKVDLLNRDEYIDYAKFTARLRNVTYPAVFDTNPDSLPDVDWQDVIFRQAPIADFQMSARGGSEKARYSVSGGYFSQDGTMRGTSYKRYNLRFNMDADLHPKLKIGISMAPSFSDQYRQPAGGQFSEASASETVGGRTLPSPIHSAVLMPPIVPVYAADGDYAQGYRGLKNSANGVFFQASLYNPLGVLEQYRNRVKEYRLLGNSFLEYEPLKRLKLKTSLGATLNINDQNAYIPATLANNSAPAASRSNPVIAQIYAMENQSTVVDWLWENTLTYSGSIAEAHHFNALLLYSLQKYQAKSTGATGRSGTYTSALLENPLASSDLVGSLAYSQNSFLSFGGRLNYDYKNKYLLSAALRRDGSSRFGPNNRFASFPSVSAAWRISEEPFMQAISPVLNEVKIRASYGETGNASIGDFTWANNIVPRDYGFGNQRTYGSAQSGFANYDLTWEKNRQTDIGLELGFLDDKYSITLDYYTRETEGMLFQKDLPAIIGYAAFYRTNLGKLRNQGVELNAKANLNLGPVKWVLEGNISANRTKVLSLGGPSSLPPDAAIFGWDNVFQVRTGDPLGLMYGYEVAGIFRTAQDLQAHPQWVTGNKVGDWIIKDQNNDKKIDENDRAVLGHGFPDFLYGLNSTWQYRNIDLSILVQGVQGVDVINGNVRHQFGIHNVNTSPEYYNNIFDPQQPEKNAEYPAPLASGVTPLNNLTNKAVSDASFLRLRNVTLGYTLPQAALRKIKVQALRFYVTAQNLFTITRYNWYNPETSVTGDSVYRPGVDQGTYPANRVFIAGLHLGF; encoded by the coding sequence ATGAAATGTAGATTTACTTTTTTCCTGATCGCCTTTCTGCTGGCCGGCGCTCCGGGCTTCTCACAACAAGTCAGCATCCACGTGAAAGACGCTTCTATCAAGGAAGTATTTTCCAGGCTTACGGAACAAACCGGCCTGAACTTTATGGCCGATGCCCTCCTGATGAAAAACCTGAAACCGCTCAACCTGCAGTTCAGTAACACACCGCTGAACGAAGTATTGCAGAAATGTTTCAGCGGCGAAGAGGTGGACATCCTTGTGAACCAGAACTACAAAACAGTAGTGATACGGAAGAAGGCACCAGCCGCTAAAGCAGGCAGGCAGCAAAAACAGGTTACCGGTAAGATCACCAATAGCACAAATGAACCGCTGCCAGGTGTAAGCATCCGTGCGAAAAATACGGTTACCGCTACGGTATCTGATACCGCAGGCATGTTCAGCATTGCCGTTCCGGAAAACGATGCCACGCTCACTTTTTCCTTCATCGGGTTTACAACTAAGGAGGTAGCGGTAAAAGAGGGATCGGATATAAACGTAGTGCTGGAAGATCAGCAAAAGGCATTGGGAGAAGTAGTGGTGATCGGTTATGGCGAGCAAAGCAGTAAAAAAGTGACCACTGCTATTTCACGGATCGGCGGAAGCGCTATCGCCAAACAGCCCGTTGCAACGCCAGGTGAAGCCCTCGCAGCACTTGCGCCGGGCATACAGGTGCAATCAGCACGGGGAGGTTATCCCGGCGAAGCACCTACTATCCGGATCAGGGGTGTTGGTTCCCTCGGCACCAGCAGTGATCCGTTATACGTGGTGGATGGTTATCCCTTACAGGAATCCACGCAATTTGACCTGATCAATCCGGCCGATATCGAATCCATAGAACTGTTGAAAGATGCGGCCTCCGCAGCCATTTATGGCTCCAGGGCAGCTAATGGTGTAGTGATCGTCACTACAAAAAGAGGTAAAGCAGGCAAGGCAAGTTTTAATGTATCTGCATATAGCGGTATGCAACAGATCGCCAAAAAAGTAGATCTGCTGAACCGGGATGAATATATCGATTATGCCAAGTTCACGGCGCGCCTGCGTAATGTAACATATCCTGCGGTGTTTGATACCAACCCGGATAGTTTGCCGGATGTGGACTGGCAGGATGTGATCTTCCGGCAGGCCCCTATCGCCGACTTCCAGATGTCCGCAAGAGGTGGCTCTGAAAAAGCCCGGTATTCCGTGTCTGGCGGATACTTCAGCCAGGATGGCACCATGCGCGGCACTTCCTACAAACGGTATAACCTTCGTTTTAATATGGATGCGGACCTTCATCCTAAATTAAAGATCGGTATCTCCATGGCGCCTTCTTTCTCCGATCAGTACCGGCAGCCGGCAGGTGGACAGTTCAGCGAGGCTTCTGCCAGCGAAACAGTCGGTGGGCGCACTTTACCAAGCCCTATCCACTCCGCGGTATTAATGCCCCCCATAGTGCCTGTATATGCAGCAGATGGGGATTATGCACAGGGATACAGAGGTTTGAAAAATTCCGCGAACGGCGTGTTCTTCCAGGCGAGCCTCTATAACCCGCTGGGTGTGCTGGAACAATACCGCAACAGGGTAAAAGAATACCGCCTGCTGGGGAACAGCTTCCTGGAATACGAACCCTTGAAACGACTGAAGCTGAAAACCTCCCTCGGCGCTACCCTCAACATCAATGATCAGAATGCTTATATACCAGCTACACTGGCCAATAACAGCGCGCCGGCGGCCAGCCGCTCCAACCCTGTGATCGCGCAGATCTATGCAATGGAAAACCAGTCCACCGTGGTAGACTGGCTCTGGGAGAACACACTTACCTATTCAGGCAGCATTGCAGAAGCACATCATTTTAATGCGCTTTTGCTTTACTCGCTGCAAAAATACCAGGCTAAATCCACCGGTGCCACAGGCCGTTCCGGTACGTATACAAGCGCATTACTCGAAAATCCGCTAGCTTCGTCGGACCTTGTAGGCTCGCTGGCTTACAGTCAGAACTCCTTCCTGTCATTCGGCGGCCGCCTCAATTATGATTATAAGAATAAATACCTGCTGTCCGCCGCACTTCGCCGCGATGGTTCTTCCCGCTTTGGGCCCAACAACCGTTTTGCATCTTTTCCCTCGGTATCTGCGGCATGGCGCATCAGCGAAGAACCATTCATGCAAGCCATCAGCCCGGTGTTGAACGAAGTAAAAATACGCGCCAGCTATGGCGAAACCGGTAATGCCAGCATTGGTGATTTTACCTGGGCCAACAACATTGTACCACGCGATTATGGTTTTGGTAACCAACGTACTTACGGCAGCGCACAATCCGGCTTTGCTAATTATGATCTCACCTGGGAAAAGAACCGGCAAACAGACATTGGGCTGGAGCTGGGTTTCCTCGATGATAAATACAGTATCACCCTCGATTATTACACCCGCGAAACAGAAGGTATGCTTTTCCAGAAAGACCTGCCCGCCATTATCGGGTATGCAGCTTTCTATCGCACCAACCTGGGCAAATTGCGCAACCAGGGTGTAGAACTGAATGCAAAAGCCAATCTCAATCTTGGCCCCGTTAAATGGGTGCTGGAAGGGAACATATCAGCCAACCGTACAAAGGTACTCAGCCTGGGCGGCCCCTCTTCCCTCCCTCCGGATGCGGCCATCTTTGGATGGGATAACGTATTCCAGGTAAGAACAGGTGATCCGCTGGGGCTGATGTATGGTTATGAGGTGGCAGGTATTTTCCGCACAGCGCAGGACCTCCAGGCGCATCCTCAATGGGTGACCGGTAATAAAGTAGGGGACTGGATCATCAAAGATCAGAACAACGATAAAAAAATTGACGAGAACGACCGCGCTGTACTGGGCCACGGTTTCCCGGATTTTCTCTATGGCCTCAACAGCACCTGGCAATACCGGAACATAGATCTTTCTATCCTGGTGCAGGGTGTACAGGGCGTTGATGTGATCAATGGTAATGTGCGTCATCAGTTCGGCATCCACAATGTGAATACCAGCCCTGAGTATTACAATAACATCTTCGACCCGCAGCAACCGGAGAAAAATGCAGAATACCCCGCGCCACTGGCCTCCGGTGTAACGCCGCTCAATAATCTTACGAACAAAGCAGTGTCTGATGCCTCTTTTCTAAGACTTCGTAATGTAACACTCGGTTATACATTACCACAAGCTGCGTTGCGAAAAATAAAAGTACAGGCACTCCGCTTTTACGTTACTGCACAAAACCTGTTCACCATCACCCGGTATAACTGGTACAATCCTGAAACCAGTGTCACCGGCGATTCCGTGTACAGGCCCGGGGTAGACCAGGGCACCTACCCTGCTAACCGTGTGTTCATTGCCGGCCTTCACCTTGGTTTTTAA
- a CDS encoding RagB/SusD family nutrient uptake outer membrane protein, producing MHPGKYITILLVSCAVTGCSSFVDITPQHVIPVGNYYKTEADIRATLTGAYGSLRDIYNGYWIHFELPSDNTQVFTENEGSYGEFDWLTFRSTGGVSGPWNQAYRTIASANIILDRIDGITITDELKKQYTGEAKFLRALMYFNLVRLFGNVPLVLKELLTEEEAYTYRRTPAEEVYAQIEKDLLDAIAMLPPKFTGANVGRTTSGAARSLLGKAYLQQKKWELAESTLSEVINAYTFEPDLTKLFGPANDNNSEVIFSVQYVAGGIGLGNSFAHAFAPQKSGTSVVSLGAFSNNMGTQDLYDAFEAGDLRKTAYIGVFKDGTNPKIYYWSKKFVNNVSVLNDGGNDWPVIRYADVLLMYAEALNQNNKTEEALTFISKTRVRAKLTALTGLSKADTQLALEKERRLELCYEGHRWHDLIRWGKEVSTMEAFQAKYGPIDPRLSNMSITADRKLMPVPFREINLNPLLLPQNSGY from the coding sequence ATGCATCCTGGAAAATACATCACCATCCTGTTGGTTTCATGCGCAGTTACGGGCTGCAGCAGCTTTGTAGACATCACACCGCAACATGTGATCCCTGTAGGGAATTACTATAAAACAGAAGCGGACATACGCGCCACACTTACCGGCGCTTACGGTAGCCTCCGCGATATTTACAATGGTTACTGGATCCATTTTGAACTTCCCTCAGATAATACGCAGGTGTTCACAGAAAACGAAGGCAGCTATGGAGAATTCGACTGGCTGACCTTCCGCTCCACCGGCGGTGTATCAGGCCCCTGGAACCAGGCATACAGAACCATTGCTTCTGCTAATATCATCCTCGACCGTATTGATGGCATCACTATCACCGATGAATTGAAGAAACAATATACCGGTGAGGCAAAGTTCTTACGAGCGCTCATGTACTTTAACCTGGTACGCCTCTTTGGTAATGTGCCGCTGGTGCTGAAAGAACTGCTTACAGAAGAAGAAGCCTATACCTATCGCCGTACTCCTGCTGAGGAAGTATATGCACAAATAGAGAAAGACCTGCTGGACGCCATAGCCATGCTGCCGCCGAAGTTCACCGGTGCCAATGTGGGCCGTACTACCAGCGGGGCTGCAAGGTCGCTGCTGGGTAAAGCATATTTGCAGCAAAAGAAATGGGAACTGGCAGAAAGCACTTTATCCGAAGTGATCAATGCCTACACTTTTGAACCGGACCTTACCAAACTGTTCGGCCCTGCTAACGACAACAATTCCGAAGTGATCTTTTCCGTGCAATATGTAGCAGGTGGCATTGGGTTAGGTAATTCCTTTGCGCATGCCTTTGCACCACAGAAATCCGGCACCTCTGTTGTATCGCTGGGCGCATTCAGTAACAATATGGGTACGCAGGACCTGTATGATGCTTTTGAAGCCGGCGACCTGCGTAAAACCGCCTATATCGGCGTGTTTAAAGATGGCACCAATCCTAAGATCTATTACTGGTCTAAAAAGTTCGTGAACAATGTATCCGTGCTGAATGATGGTGGTAACGACTGGCCTGTGATCCGTTATGCAGACGTATTGCTGATGTATGCGGAAGCGCTTAACCAGAATAACAAAACGGAAGAGGCGCTGACCTTTATCAGTAAAACCCGTGTAAGGGCCAAGCTAACGGCGCTTACAGGGCTTTCAAAAGCAGATACGCAGCTGGCGCTCGAAAAGGAAAGAAGGCTGGAACTCTGTTACGAAGGCCACCGCTGGCACGACCTCATCCGTTGGGGCAAGGAAGTGAGTACCATGGAAGCCTTCCAGGCAAAGTACGGCCCCATTGATCCGCGCCTTTCCAATATGAGCATCACGGCAGACAGGAAGCTGATGCCTGTTCCTTTCAGGGAGATCAACCTCAACCCTTTACTATTACCGCAAAATTCCGGCTACTAA
- a CDS encoding FAD-dependent oxidoreductase: MKKILTFLLICALFIAWKPADDYDVIVYGGTPAGITAAIAAAREGRTVLLVEPLPLVGGMMSGGLSFSDSNQMLRETLLGLFEEFHRRVEAYYTSRGITLPYRVAEKDTKHWTYEPHVAEQVFNEMLKEAGVQVVLNETLKQAGMSGTRITSLRMWSGRRYSGKMFIDASYEGDLMAAAGVRFRVGRESRAELGESFAGAVYQKKAVAAASMKAGKPLPLISGTTVTPEGAGDNRIMTYSFRLCLSEDSANRVPFTRPADYDEKRYELFRRFYKAMPKTGIPFDMYPIPGNKLDGNNGIGGQLSLGLVGENWQYPTASRKQRKAIWAKHRSYTEGLLYFLMTDTAVPENVRNRMQQMGYAKDEFTAYGHFPPVLYVREARRMVGEYFLTQADILEHGEKPDAIAVASFPIDSHDCQRIATPGGGFINEGTIFPAKTRIEGRGIPYQVPYRSIVPKAAECVNLLVPVCISASHVAFSSIRVEPAWMVLGESAGIAAAVALESGTPVQQVNYSILADRLKAKGQVLSYQK, encoded by the coding sequence ATGAAAAAGATATTGACATTCCTGCTGATCTGTGCACTTTTTATAGCCTGGAAACCAGCCGATGATTATGATGTAATTGTATACGGCGGAACACCGGCGGGTATTACAGCAGCCATCGCTGCCGCCAGGGAAGGCCGTACCGTATTACTGGTAGAACCTTTGCCGCTGGTGGGTGGCATGATGAGTGGCGGTCTTAGTTTCAGTGACTCTAACCAGATGCTGCGCGAAACGCTCCTCGGGTTGTTTGAAGAATTTCACCGGCGGGTAGAGGCGTATTATACATCCCGCGGCATTACACTACCCTACCGTGTAGCCGAGAAAGATACCAAACACTGGACCTACGAGCCACATGTGGCCGAACAGGTGTTCAATGAGATGCTGAAAGAAGCGGGTGTGCAGGTAGTGCTGAACGAAACATTGAAGCAGGCTGGCATGTCCGGCACACGCATTACAAGTCTCCGCATGTGGTCCGGCCGCAGGTATTCCGGTAAAATGTTCATAGATGCCAGTTATGAAGGGGACCTGATGGCAGCGGCCGGCGTACGGTTCCGCGTGGGCAGGGAAAGCCGTGCGGAGCTGGGTGAATCTTTTGCCGGTGCAGTATACCAGAAGAAGGCGGTAGCTGCTGCCTCCATGAAGGCGGGCAAACCACTTCCCCTCATTTCAGGCACTACGGTAACGCCGGAAGGAGCAGGTGATAACAGGATCATGACCTATAGCTTCCGGCTCTGCCTGTCTGAAGACTCAGCGAACCGCGTGCCTTTCACCAGGCCCGCAGATTATGATGAAAAACGTTACGAACTGTTCCGGCGCTTTTATAAAGCCATGCCGAAGACAGGGATCCCTTTCGATATGTATCCCATTCCAGGCAACAAACTCGATGGCAATAACGGCATCGGCGGCCAGCTTTCGCTGGGGCTGGTTGGAGAGAACTGGCAGTATCCCACCGCTTCCCGCAAACAACGCAAGGCCATCTGGGCAAAGCACAGGAGTTACACAGAAGGTTTGCTTTATTTTCTGATGACCGATACCGCCGTGCCGGAGAACGTTCGCAACCGCATGCAGCAAATGGGTTATGCCAAAGATGAGTTTACCGCTTACGGCCACTTTCCACCGGTGCTGTATGTGCGGGAAGCAAGGCGTATGGTGGGGGAATATTTTCTCACACAGGCAGATATCCTGGAGCATGGTGAAAAGCCGGATGCCATTGCCGTAGCATCGTTCCCGATAGACTCGCACGATTGCCAGCGTATTGCCACACCCGGTGGCGGATTCATTAACGAAGGCACTATATTTCCGGCTAAGACCCGTATTGAAGGCCGCGGTATCCCTTACCAGGTACCCTACCGCAGCATTGTTCCTAAAGCAGCAGAATGTGTGAACCTGCTGGTACCGGTATGCATTTCCGCTTCGCATGTGGCCTTTAGTTCCATCAGGGTAGAACCGGCATGGATGGTACTGGGAGAAAGCGCAGGCATTGCCGCAGCAGTGGCATTGGAAAGCGGAACACCTGTACAGCAAGTGAACTATTCCATACTGGCGGATCGCCTGAAAGCGAAGGGCCAGGTTTTATCATACCAAAAATAA